One region of Glutamicibacter sp. B1 genomic DNA includes:
- a CDS encoding TetR/AcrR family transcriptional regulator, translating to MMLPGARRRVRTTDSKERLFEAAMELLGSRSPEAVSVDQIAAAAGVSKGTVYYNFGSKDELVSQILEYGAGKLMHQLTQLAKDDDPYQALKSMIEFAMEFVTGYPSFAQLWMQEQLQSDKSSDFAQSPLHRQVTALLIEVLDRLVHLDQAEKLPVASTIFGAALFTARMSSTRRDDLAHEQVVRAILLTVDGLLATRPRTTN from the coding sequence ATGATGCTTCCAGGTGCTCGTCGTCGAGTTCGCACCACCGATTCCAAGGAACGGCTCTTTGAGGCCGCGATGGAGTTGCTCGGTTCGCGTTCCCCCGAGGCTGTCTCGGTCGATCAGATTGCCGCTGCCGCAGGGGTGTCCAAGGGGACCGTGTACTACAACTTCGGTTCCAAGGACGAACTGGTCAGCCAGATTCTGGAATACGGTGCGGGCAAACTCATGCATCAGCTAACGCAACTGGCCAAGGACGATGATCCTTATCAGGCGCTGAAGTCTATGATCGAGTTCGCCATGGAGTTTGTCACCGGTTATCCGTCCTTCGCCCAATTGTGGATGCAGGAACAGCTGCAATCGGACAAGTCCAGCGACTTTGCGCAGAGCCCGTTGCACCGCCAGGTCACCGCCCTGCTCATCGAAGTGCTCGATCGACTGGTGCACCTTGATCAGGCCGAAAAACTACCGGTGGCCAGCACGATCTTCGGTGCGGCCCTGTTCACCGCTCGGATGAGTAGTACGCGGCGCGATGATCTGGCCCATGAGCAAGTGGTTCGCGCGATCCTGCTCACGGTTGATGGTTTGCTGGCAACCCGGCCTCGCACCACAAACTAG
- a CDS encoding winged helix-turn-helix domain-containing protein: MSAGSGYVHVSIRNAQNRAAAAQRQATGNYAPAGYRPLRAVSNVHETRETTHQSTNAPVQAAGQASADTSARGFVLYVGLDEAAAQAQGTSLGKLATQVRAFLATLSPQAQTHAAVALAPTSAQGEPIDVVRQALGDPTVSRRPRTEARPSTPRPSGVLIDLSRREVYLDGETLNLTFKEFELLNFLVENGTRTVGREELLENLWRNAEEVPNERTIDVHIRRLRSKLGRLANTVRTVRGQGYRFYEHPEVVVWAAPEYSI, translated from the coding sequence ATGTCGGCTGGATCCGGATACGTCCACGTTTCAATTCGCAACGCGCAGAACCGCGCAGCTGCTGCACAGCGCCAGGCCACTGGCAACTATGCTCCAGCAGGTTATCGCCCACTGCGTGCAGTTTCTAACGTTCATGAAACTCGTGAAACAACGCATCAGTCGACCAACGCTCCGGTACAGGCAGCCGGTCAGGCCAGCGCAGATACCTCGGCACGAGGATTTGTCCTGTATGTCGGACTAGACGAAGCCGCAGCGCAGGCACAGGGCACCTCGCTGGGCAAGCTGGCGACCCAGGTTCGCGCGTTCTTGGCCACCCTCTCACCACAAGCACAGACCCATGCTGCTGTTGCACTGGCACCAACCAGTGCCCAGGGTGAACCCATTGACGTTGTCCGTCAGGCATTGGGTGACCCAACGGTTTCGCGTCGCCCACGCACCGAAGCTCGTCCGAGCACTCCACGTCCTTCGGGCGTGCTGATCGACCTGTCACGTCGAGAAGTGTACCTGGACGGTGAAACGCTGAACCTAACCTTCAAGGAGTTCGAACTGCTGAACTTCCTCGTTGAAAACGGTACTCGCACCGTGGGTCGCGAAGAACTGCTTGAAAACCTGTGGCGCAATGCCGAAGAGGTTCCCAACGAGCGCACCATCGACGTGCATATCCGTCGCCTGCGCTCCAAGCTTGGGCGCTTGGCTAACACCGTGCGCACCGTGCGCGGTCAGGGTTACCGCTTCTATGAGCACCCAGAAGTTGTCGTTTGGGCAGCACCTGAATACTCGATCTAA
- a CDS encoding sensor histidine kinase yields MSFFSPSTKVSSPHSLQRKLLLILLTSLTAVSVLLGVLYNAGMRQTLMDQLNSQLRLTTERALNYSQGAPAVNSRLDAPGQSAGTLTARFVDKYVFNGGVLDERTGELQQLSQEDAIPMVDLELSDVHQDSDNFHPVRAHLTVGDYYLVAVKDSGSNGILIVGLPLHSTDMALRGMAWLTLFIALILIAGAGLAGSWLISRSLASLKRVASVAASVAEEDLDSGKVALTQRVPAADAVPGTEVGNVGNALNAMISNVSTALTAREKSQAQMRQFVADASHELRTPLSSIRGYTELLSATEHFSPDGQRSVDRVLQQSSRMGTLVENLLLLARLDEESSFKRSSLDLSMLTADITEDFKLTASDHHWKFECLAEQTTVFGDAAALRRVITNLLANARKHTSAGNTVTVTIDQDDDTDEAVLEVHDTGEGIAPEFLPKVFERFTRADKARSGSDGTTGLGLPIAKSIVEAHGGSISVRSEPGNTVFEVRLPLADEETEPETPQATIK; encoded by the coding sequence ATGAGTTTTTTCTCCCCTAGTACCAAGGTCAGTTCCCCCCACTCCTTGCAGCGCAAACTCCTGTTGATCCTGCTGACTTCGTTGACCGCTGTCTCCGTCTTGTTGGGTGTGCTCTACAACGCGGGCATGCGCCAAACCCTGATGGATCAGCTCAACAGCCAGTTGCGGTTGACGACCGAGCGCGCGCTGAATTACTCACAGGGCGCGCCAGCGGTGAACTCTCGCTTGGATGCACCAGGGCAGTCCGCGGGCACGCTCACCGCGCGCTTCGTTGATAAGTACGTCTTCAATGGCGGAGTGCTTGATGAGCGCACCGGTGAATTGCAACAGCTCAGCCAGGAAGATGCCATCCCGATGGTAGATCTTGAGCTCAGCGACGTTCATCAGGACAGCGATAATTTCCACCCGGTACGCGCCCACCTGACGGTCGGCGACTACTACCTCGTCGCGGTCAAAGATTCTGGATCCAATGGCATCCTGATCGTCGGATTGCCACTACACAGCACCGACATGGCGCTGCGCGGGATGGCATGGCTGACACTATTTATCGCGTTGATTTTGATCGCTGGTGCCGGGTTGGCTGGGTCGTGGTTGATTTCCCGTTCCCTAGCTTCCTTGAAGCGCGTGGCCTCCGTGGCGGCGTCCGTGGCAGAAGAGGATCTGGATTCAGGCAAGGTCGCGCTGACCCAGCGGGTGCCAGCTGCCGATGCTGTTCCCGGGACCGAAGTGGGCAACGTCGGCAATGCGCTGAACGCCATGATTAGCAATGTTTCCACGGCGCTGACCGCTCGCGAAAAGTCGCAGGCCCAGATGCGCCAGTTTGTGGCCGATGCCTCGCACGAATTGCGCACCCCGCTCTCCTCAATTCGCGGTTACACCGAATTGCTATCGGCCACCGAGCACTTCTCGCCAGACGGCCAACGCTCGGTAGACCGCGTGCTTCAGCAAAGTAGCCGCATGGGAACCTTGGTGGAGAATCTGTTGCTGTTGGCTCGTTTGGACGAAGAAAGTTCGTTTAAGCGCAGTAGCTTGGATCTGAGCATGCTCACCGCCGATATCACCGAAGATTTCAAGCTCACCGCCAGCGACCATCATTGGAAATTCGAATGCCTCGCTGAACAAACAACGGTCTTTGGTGACGCAGCCGCGCTACGCCGAGTCATCACCAATTTGCTGGCCAACGCGCGCAAGCACACCTCCGCGGGCAATACCGTCACCGTGACCATTGACCAGGACGATGACACCGACGAAGCAGTACTTGAAGTGCACGACACCGGCGAAGGCATCGCGCCTGAGTTCCTCCCCAAGGTGTTCGAACGCTTCACCCGAGCCGATAAGGCTCGATCCGGATCCGATGGCACCACCGGGCTGGGCCTGCCGATCGCCAAGAGCATCGTCGAAGCTCACGGCGGTAGCATTTCGGTACGCTCCGAACCGGGCAACACGGTCTTCGAGGTTCGTCTGCCACTGGCGGATGAGGAAACCGAGCCAGAAACACCTCAGGCCACGATCAAGTGA
- the tadA gene encoding tRNA adenosine(34) deaminase TadA — MVHEYDAWMDLALSEARAALVTDDVPIGAVIFSPDGQVLATGRNEREAIKDPTAHAEVVAIRNAVRALEARGESDGWRLEDCTLVVTLEPCAMCAGAIVLSRIPRLVFGAWDEKAGACGSVFDIVREPRLNHWVEVYSRVKEQECAELLRQFFRAKRG, encoded by the coding sequence ATGGTGCACGAATACGATGCTTGGATGGACCTCGCGCTGAGTGAAGCACGCGCGGCTCTAGTCACCGATGATGTCCCCATCGGCGCGGTGATCTTCTCCCCCGACGGTCAGGTGCTTGCCACCGGACGCAATGAACGCGAGGCGATCAAAGACCCCACCGCTCACGCGGAAGTCGTGGCCATTCGCAATGCAGTACGCGCGCTGGAAGCACGAGGTGAAAGCGACGGGTGGCGTCTAGAGGATTGCACCCTGGTGGTGACCCTTGAGCCCTGTGCCATGTGCGCCGGAGCGATCGTGCTTTCAAGAATTCCACGGCTGGTCTTCGGCGCGTGGGATGAAAAGGCCGGAGCCTGCGGATCAGTGTTCGACATTGTTCGCGAACCCCGACTCAATCACTGGGTCGAAGTCTATTCGAGGGTGAAAGAACAGGAATGCGCGGAGCTCTTGCGGCAATTTTTCCGGGCAAAACGCGGCTAA
- a CDS encoding ABC transporter ATP-binding protein: MPGRGGRQSATGQVMLPQLYAPGRRKLLAQLVSLGITAGLFSLAIGWLIGQLAGGFNLWLALRVLVLVAGFFVAKFLERVLAEKLGQNYVAELRRGLVTHALLSERGPSTGITIARSTNDLSSIRNWIVFGMVPLMAGLPLLLVSGVGLFALHPLLAASLGLTLALEAVFLFGLAGGTFSSARTLRRHRGNLAARIADTVAARTAISAGGGVQREVARVQSSAQKVVDASVHRARYAAALRSSALAVPLLGTALVVSVCQMLGLPGSAVASALTLMGICAGSLGEWGKAVEYRQNYKAGRRIIAPLLAQEAQFSRAGTPLVSTRDAKEFMGQFSAVRIQFPVDDFGQFPVLRAQPGERIHIVGAERQRTRLLTAIATGSLGNLGASHYGVWVAEGRSEDLLPTTRRKVIGAALESMVPERGTLARALRYRHPSASVEKALDLAKKCGLDLEALPQREATRLRRGGEPLEPGQQAALLVARALLREPPVLVLDQLLTRLPLTGYQYVVQRVNNYPGVVIFSGALPGIEATSLWCEAGLPANHQP, encoded by the coding sequence GTGCCGGGCCGAGGTGGCCGTCAGTCTGCTACCGGCCAAGTAATGTTGCCCCAGCTCTACGCTCCCGGGCGACGCAAGTTGCTGGCACAACTGGTCAGCCTTGGTATCACCGCGGGGTTGTTCTCCTTAGCCATTGGCTGGCTGATCGGCCAGCTAGCTGGCGGTTTTAACCTCTGGCTAGCGCTGCGGGTGCTGGTATTGGTGGCCGGATTCTTTGTGGCGAAGTTTCTGGAACGGGTCCTGGCCGAGAAACTTGGCCAGAACTATGTGGCGGAATTACGGCGCGGGCTGGTGACCCATGCGCTGCTGAGCGAACGTGGACCATCGACCGGAATCACTATCGCGCGTTCCACCAATGATCTGTCCTCGATCCGCAATTGGATCGTCTTTGGAATGGTGCCATTAATGGCGGGCCTGCCGTTATTGCTGGTCAGCGGGGTGGGGCTGTTCGCGCTGCACCCCCTGCTGGCGGCAAGTTTGGGATTGACCCTGGCGCTAGAAGCGGTGTTTTTGTTCGGGCTAGCTGGTGGAACTTTTTCCAGTGCCAGGACTCTGCGCCGGCACCGAGGTAACTTGGCTGCCCGAATTGCGGACACGGTGGCGGCGAGGACCGCGATCTCTGCCGGTGGCGGGGTTCAGCGTGAGGTGGCGCGGGTCCAGAGCAGTGCGCAGAAGGTCGTCGACGCGTCAGTGCATCGGGCGCGCTATGCTGCGGCTCTGCGATCCTCGGCGTTGGCCGTGCCGCTGTTGGGCACGGCGCTGGTCGTCTCGGTGTGCCAGATGTTGGGGTTGCCGGGATCTGCGGTGGCCAGTGCCCTGACCTTGATGGGGATCTGCGCCGGGAGCCTGGGCGAATGGGGTAAAGCGGTAGAATACCGACAAAATTACAAGGCCGGACGCCGGATCATCGCACCTCTGCTAGCGCAGGAAGCACAATTTTCCCGGGCCGGGACACCGCTGGTCAGTACCAGGGATGCTAAGGAATTCATGGGGCAATTTTCGGCCGTGCGAATTCAGTTTCCAGTCGATGACTTCGGCCAGTTCCCGGTACTGCGGGCTCAGCCCGGTGAACGCATACACATCGTCGGGGCAGAGCGCCAGCGCACGAGGTTATTGACCGCGATCGCTACCGGAAGCCTGGGGAATCTGGGTGCGAGCCACTACGGGGTGTGGGTTGCCGAGGGGCGCAGTGAGGATTTGCTGCCGACCACTCGACGCAAGGTGATCGGTGCGGCCTTGGAAAGTATGGTCCCGGAACGTGGCACTCTTGCCCGGGCCCTACGGTATCGTCACCCCTCAGCTTCCGTGGAAAAAGCGTTGGACTTGGCCAAGAAGTGTGGGCTGGATCTAGAAGCATTGCCGCAACGGGAAGCAACGCGGTTGCGGCGGGGCGGGGAGCCGTTGGAACCTGGCCAGCAGGCGGCACTGCTGGTGGCTCGCGCCCTGTTGCGTGAGCCACCGGTGCTCGTGCTCGATCAGCTCCTGACCCGGCTGCCACTCACCGGCTACCAGTATGTGGTGCAGCGGGTGAACAACTACCCGGGAGTGGTGATCTTTTCCGGGGCGCTGCCGGGGATCGAAGCGACTAGTTTGTGGTGCGAGGCCGGGTTGCCAGCAAACCATCAACCGTGA
- a CDS encoding YhgE/Pip domain-containing protein, whose translation MTTLQLALSELKRMTRGTLPKLALIAVTCVPLLYGALYLYANWDPQGNLDKVTAAVVNLDDGGEKDGKFTRVADDVVENLEDDGTFSWAHLDSRDEAADAVASGKYAFALVLPDNFTAALLSPGDFKDASQANIELLTNDANNFMVSNFARTLTTSVRTSVSEQVGTETASAMIAGFVDIHSSMDKAADGAQQLYDGTITLGDGIVTLADGTTKLVDGSSDLSDGAVQLKDGTSELSSGLSQLVTGQKKLLDGSNSLADGTGELATGADTLSDGLSTMKSKTKTLPSSVKQLNDGAQSAKSAADQLATGARQVADGNKKLSDTADDAISVINELQDETDKQLQNVKTDTQAELDKLVTDGVLTQEQADTIKSKVSDSVENSTLSNTLKNKVDKVNTGLAGLQDNLHTLSDGADKVADGNEQLATGLGTLAQGTKTLNAAVPSLVDGISSAADGSAKLATGANSAHDGAKQLAAGQKSALTGATQASEGAKKLDSGAGSLVTGADQLHSGLVQLSDGVGDLSDGTTKLQDGSNELATGLDDGVKQVPNPDKKTSEELSDVIGNPVTVENTKQSEVQVYGEGLAPFFMTLATFIGVLILTQVMRPITKRALLSNGSNWKISLGGWIPFAAIAVIQTSLLYAVVHFGLGLHTAHPWMAWFLLVLAALCFSALIQGCFALLGTAGKFVVLVLMVLQLVTAGGTFPWETLPAPLHFLHQILPMGNVVVGLRHLVYGAELNVLSAVAGSLLIYTAIGLLLSMLAVRKGKTWTLKTLQPELKE comes from the coding sequence ATGACCACTTTGCAACTTGCGCTCTCCGAGCTAAAGCGCATGACCCGTGGCACCCTGCCAAAGCTGGCGCTCATTGCCGTGACCTGTGTGCCCCTGCTTTATGGTGCCCTCTACCTCTACGCCAACTGGGACCCTCAGGGGAACTTGGACAAGGTCACCGCGGCCGTCGTTAATCTCGATGACGGCGGGGAAAAGGACGGCAAATTCACCCGTGTCGCCGACGATGTCGTTGAGAACCTCGAAGACGATGGGACCTTCAGCTGGGCGCATCTCGATTCGAGAGACGAAGCCGCCGACGCGGTGGCCAGCGGCAAATACGCCTTCGCCCTGGTTCTGCCCGATAACTTCACCGCTGCGCTGCTGTCCCCCGGCGACTTCAAAGATGCCAGCCAGGCCAATATTGAGCTGCTGACCAATGACGCGAATAACTTCATGGTCTCCAACTTCGCAAGGACCCTGACCACCTCGGTGCGCACTTCGGTCTCCGAACAGGTCGGCACCGAAACCGCGTCAGCGATGATCGCCGGCTTTGTAGACATTCACAGCTCCATGGACAAAGCCGCGGACGGCGCACAACAGCTCTACGACGGCACGATCACCCTAGGTGATGGCATCGTGACCCTGGCCGATGGCACCACCAAGCTTGTTGATGGCAGCAGCGATCTTTCCGACGGTGCCGTCCAGCTTAAGGACGGAACCAGCGAACTTTCCAGTGGCCTTTCTCAGTTGGTCACCGGCCAGAAGAAACTGCTCGATGGCAGCAATTCTCTGGCCGATGGCACCGGCGAGCTAGCCACGGGTGCCGATACGCTCAGCGATGGTTTGAGCACCATGAAGTCCAAAACCAAGACCCTGCCAAGCTCGGTCAAACAGCTCAACGATGGCGCCCAGAGCGCCAAGAGCGCTGCCGACCAGTTGGCCACCGGCGCACGTCAGGTCGCCGATGGAAACAAGAAGCTCTCCGACACCGCCGATGACGCCATCTCGGTGATCAACGAGCTGCAGGACGAAACCGACAAGCAACTGCAGAACGTCAAAACCGATACGCAGGCCGAGCTGGACAAGCTGGTAACCGACGGAGTGCTGACCCAAGAGCAGGCAGACACCATCAAGTCCAAGGTCAGCGACAGCGTGGAGAACTCGACGCTAAGCAACACCCTGAAGAACAAGGTGGACAAGGTCAACACCGGCCTTGCAGGACTGCAAGATAACCTGCACACGCTCTCGGATGGTGCCGACAAAGTCGCCGATGGTAACGAACAGCTCGCTACCGGCCTGGGCACCCTTGCCCAGGGCACCAAGACGCTGAACGCTGCGGTACCAAGCCTCGTTGACGGAATTTCCTCGGCCGCTGACGGCTCAGCGAAGCTTGCCACCGGCGCCAACAGCGCCCACGACGGTGCCAAGCAGTTGGCCGCAGGCCAGAAGTCCGCACTGACCGGTGCAACCCAGGCCTCCGAGGGAGCCAAGAAACTGGATTCCGGAGCCGGTTCTCTGGTGACCGGCGCCGACCAGCTCCACAGCGGTTTGGTCCAGCTTTCCGATGGTGTCGGGGATCTGTCCGACGGTACCACCAAGCTCCAAGATGGCTCCAACGAGCTGGCCACGGGCTTGGATGACGGCGTCAAGCAGGTTCCTAACCCGGATAAGAAGACCAGTGAAGAGCTCTCCGACGTGATCGGTAACCCGGTGACGGTAGAGAACACCAAGCAGTCTGAAGTCCAGGTCTATGGTGAGGGTCTAGCCCCATTCTTCATGACGCTGGCGACCTTTATCGGTGTACTAATCCTCACCCAGGTAATGCGACCCATTACCAAGCGCGCGCTACTCTCTAACGGCAGCAACTGGAAGATCTCGCTCGGTGGTTGGATACCATTCGCCGCGATTGCCGTGATCCAGACCAGCTTGCTCTACGCAGTGGTGCACTTCGGACTGGGTCTACACACCGCGCACCCATGGATGGCATGGTTCCTTCTGGTCCTCGCCGCCCTGTGCTTCAGCGCCCTCATCCAAGGCTGCTTCGCCCTGCTAGGAACTGCCGGCAAGTTTGTGGTGCTCGTCTTGATGGTGCTACAGCTGGTCACCGCCGGCGGTACCTTCCCGTGGGAGACACTGCCAGCGCCATTGCACTTCCTGCACCAGATCTTGCCGATGGGTAATGTGGTCGTCGGACTACGTCACCTGGTGTACGGAGCGGAATTGAATGTGCTCTCCGCGGTCGCAGGCTCCTTGCTCATCTACACCGCGATCGGGCTCTTGCTGAGCATGCTTGCGGTACGTAAGGGCAAGACCTGGACCCTGAAAACACTGCAGCCGGAGTTGAAGGAATAA
- the upp gene encoding uracil phosphoribosyltransferase, whose product MRVQVVDHPLVAHKVSVLRDKNTPSSIFRQLTDELVTLLAYEATREVRTERVEVQTPVATTVGTAIAKPTPLVVPILRAGLGMLEGMTRLVPTAEVGFLGMARNEETLDIITYADRVPNDLTGRQVFVLDPMLATGGTLAEAIKFIFDRGAESVTCICLIAAPEGVARLEEIHGDDDRVHVVLASLDEKLNEKSYIIPGLGDAGDRLYGVTPPIA is encoded by the coding sequence ATGCGCGTACAGGTAGTCGACCACCCGCTGGTGGCACACAAGGTTTCGGTTCTTCGAGATAAGAACACCCCGTCTTCGATCTTCCGTCAGCTCACTGACGAACTGGTAACCCTGCTTGCTTACGAGGCAACCCGCGAGGTGAGAACCGAACGAGTTGAGGTTCAGACCCCGGTTGCTACCACCGTTGGCACTGCTATTGCCAAGCCAACTCCGTTGGTTGTTCCTATCTTGCGCGCCGGGTTGGGCATGCTTGAAGGCATGACCCGTCTGGTGCCTACCGCTGAGGTCGGCTTCCTGGGTATGGCTCGCAATGAAGAAACCCTGGACATCATCACCTATGCCGACCGCGTGCCTAACGACCTGACCGGCCGACAGGTATTCGTGCTTGACCCGATGCTGGCTACCGGTGGAACCTTGGCTGAAGCCATTAAGTTCATTTTCGATCGTGGCGCCGAGTCCGTGACGTGCATCTGCCTGATCGCCGCCCCTGAGGGCGTGGCCCGCTTGGAAGAAATCCATGGGGACGACGATCGAGTACATGTTGTGCTCGCTTCGTTGGACGAGAAACTGAACGAAAAGTCGTACATCATTCCAGGTCTGGGCGATGCCGGTGACCGCCTGTACGGCGTCACCCCACCGATTGCCTAA
- a CDS encoding DUF1611 domain-containing protein — MAVIAETLPAQSSVARDEVHQVLDAPRAQSIRVAYTTRFVAAEVQRNPQDFQILYRASMVPSAGDVVIAKVSELGKHTRLQSPVSRRQLMFVGQEIMVAYGHRYAPDQFLAHVPKDLGPCQLVASGGVASEVIEQHASIDQATQLEPVGLLMRHGQVVNLADFAPLDINNESPQAAQSGAVHPPVIAVLGTSMNSGKSTTLGCLVNGLVNAGLNVAAGKATGTGAGNDPNLFTDAGAFSVCDFTDFGFPTTYRLEYETVRSLLVAMIREQSATGADAVVIEIADGLFQGETSRLLADPIFTQHVDRVLFSAQDSLGAQAGERILLEAGVDLAAVCGVVTASPLATQEAQAQLSTPVIGTYELCRAEVAVSLLPAK, encoded by the coding sequence ATGGCCGTCATCGCAGAAACACTTCCAGCTCAGAGCAGCGTTGCCCGTGATGAAGTGCACCAGGTTTTGGACGCACCACGTGCCCAGAGCATACGAGTCGCCTACACCACGCGTTTTGTGGCCGCAGAAGTCCAGCGCAATCCCCAAGACTTCCAGATCCTCTACCGGGCGTCAATGGTTCCTTCAGCAGGGGATGTGGTGATCGCGAAGGTCAGCGAACTAGGTAAGCACACCCGTTTGCAATCCCCGGTATCCCGGCGCCAACTGATGTTTGTCGGACAAGAAATCATGGTCGCCTACGGCCATCGCTATGCACCGGACCAGTTCCTGGCCCACGTTCCCAAGGATTTGGGGCCATGCCAGTTGGTGGCCTCAGGCGGCGTGGCCAGTGAAGTGATCGAACAGCATGCCTCCATCGATCAGGCCACGCAACTAGAGCCAGTGGGTTTGCTGATGCGCCACGGTCAGGTAGTTAACCTCGCAGACTTTGCACCCCTAGACATCAACAACGAATCACCGCAGGCTGCACAATCCGGAGCCGTGCACCCGCCGGTCATCGCAGTGTTGGGAACCTCGATGAACTCCGGAAAGTCCACCACCCTAGGGTGCCTCGTCAATGGGCTGGTCAATGCAGGATTGAACGTTGCCGCGGGCAAGGCCACGGGAACCGGCGCCGGAAATGACCCGAACCTGTTCACCGATGCCGGGGCCTTCAGCGTCTGCGACTTCACCGATTTCGGCTTCCCGACCACCTACCGTTTGGAGTACGAGACGGTGCGCTCGCTGCTGGTGGCGATGATCCGAGAGCAAAGTGCCACGGGTGCCGATGCGGTCGTCATCGAAATTGCCGACGGACTATTCCAGGGTGAAACCTCGCGGCTTCTTGCTGACCCGATCTTTACCCAGCATGTGGATCGGGTGCTCTTTAGCGCGCAGGACTCGTTAGGTGCACAGGCCGGCGAGCGTATTTTGCTAGAAGCAGGTGTGGATCTCGCTGCGGTCTGCGGGGTGGTGACCGCGTCACCATTAGCTACCCAGGAAGCTCAGGCTCAGCTGTCCACACCGGTGATCGGCACCTACGAGCTGTGCCGGGCCGAGGTGGCCGTCAGTCTGCTACCGGCCAAGTAA
- a CDS encoding SixA phosphatase family protein: MNTMHTRKLILMRHAKSDYPLGLADHDRPLAARGNREAPSAGAWLVENDLIPDYILCSDALRARSTCAWVLSELGEKGPTPYVDSRIYGAGVSELCSIINEVPDTVSTLLVIGHQPILQELALRLASVDSDEEAVYELAMNYPTLGTTVLETNYSYSHLDARDARVTHFVAPRPE; the protein is encoded by the coding sequence ATGAATACCATGCACACGCGTAAGTTGATCTTGATGCGCCATGCCAAGTCCGACTATCCATTGGGACTGGCCGACCATGATCGCCCCTTGGCCGCGCGCGGAAACCGTGAGGCTCCCTCGGCTGGCGCGTGGCTCGTGGAGAACGATCTGATACCGGACTACATTCTGTGTTCGGATGCGTTACGTGCACGTTCGACCTGCGCATGGGTGCTTTCTGAGCTGGGCGAAAAGGGGCCAACGCCCTATGTGGACTCCAGGATCTATGGTGCAGGGGTGTCTGAGCTGTGTTCCATTATCAACGAAGTGCCCGATACCGTCAGTACTTTGCTGGTCATTGGACACCAACCCATCCTTCAAGAACTCGCCTTGCGATTGGCATCGGTTGATTCGGATGAGGAAGCCGTCTACGAGTTGGCGATGAATTATCCGACGTTGGGGACTACCGTATTGGAAACCAACTATTCGTACTCGCATCTAGATGCGCGGGATGCCCGGGTGACGCATTTCGTAGCTCCCCGGCCCGAATGA
- a CDS encoding response regulator transcription factor, translating into MNESRFSPSQLPRLTHPDGTPIKVLVVDDEPSLAELVSMGTRMLGWEATVAHDGPEAVATARNLAPDVLVLDWMLPGFDGPEVLRKVRTHFPEIPVLFLTAKDAVEDRIEGLGAGADDYVAKPFSLEEVLIRLHRLVERSGAAAADSAELVVGDLVLNMDSHDVSRAGRDISLTATEFDLLSYLMSNARRVVSKSQILDNVWHYDFDGQANIVELYISYLRKKIDVDAEPMIHTVRGVGYVLKPAA; encoded by the coding sequence ATGAATGAATCTCGGTTTTCACCTTCGCAATTGCCCCGTCTCACCCATCCTGATGGCACCCCCATTAAAGTCCTCGTAGTCGACGACGAACCATCGCTGGCCGAACTAGTCTCCATGGGAACCCGCATGCTCGGCTGGGAAGCCACCGTCGCACACGATGGTCCAGAAGCCGTCGCCACCGCACGTAACCTGGCACCAGATGTTCTTGTCTTGGACTGGATGCTGCCCGGCTTTGACGGCCCAGAAGTGCTACGCAAGGTCCGCACCCACTTCCCCGAGATTCCCGTACTGTTCCTCACCGCCAAGGACGCGGTCGAAGATCGCATCGAAGGTTTGGGCGCAGGCGCCGATGACTACGTCGCCAAGCCATTTAGCCTCGAAGAGGTGCTGATCCGCTTGCACCGTTTGGTGGAGCGCTCGGGCGCCGCAGCAGCAGACTCTGCCGAACTGGTCGTCGGTGATTTGGTCTTGAACATGGACTCCCACGATGTCTCCCGTGCTGGCCGTGACATTTCGCTGACCGCCACCGAGTTTGATCTGCTCAGCTACTTGATGAGCAACGCTCGTCGCGTGGTTTCCAAGTCCCAGATCCTTGATAACGTCTGGCACTACGACTTCGATGGCCAGGCAAATATCGTCGAACTTTACATCTCCTACCTGCGCAAGAAGATCGACGTTGACGCAGAGCCAATGATCCACACCGTACGTGGCGTTGGCTACGTACTGAAGCCGGCGGCATGA